A genomic segment from Anaeromyxobacter sp. encodes:
- a CDS encoding HEAT repeat domain-containing protein, giving the protein MAPSRAGLLLLVALAASGCSRTAPPPHLARLQVVEGSLSGVAEMGLDAAAVEALARAALAEAGFRFGAGEPAYLARVELTGLRVGPSAGGRGLRVDVRIELELEASGGGEASRREGGAGGEAVAAGGPAAAVRAALAAALGEAARGARLGLSAEQKPAEALLADLESPDVRVRDHAVQALGERREPSAVPGLVRRLQDSDRRVVDRAIGALTQLKDPRSVAPLIELSRQGDPAEALRLIPVVGDIGGPDAEGWLLTLQQAHPDHRVRAAAAAALATLPVPPAPPPTPARPAGAPAR; this is encoded by the coding sequence GTGGCACCTTCCCGTGCCGGCCTGCTGCTCCTCGTGGCCCTCGCGGCCTCGGGCTGTAGCCGGACCGCACCGCCCCCCCACCTGGCGCGGCTGCAGGTGGTGGAGGGGTCGCTGTCGGGCGTGGCGGAGATGGGGCTGGACGCCGCCGCGGTCGAGGCGCTGGCGCGGGCCGCCCTCGCCGAGGCCGGGTTCCGCTTCGGGGCCGGGGAGCCGGCCTACCTGGCCCGCGTCGAGCTGACCGGGTTGCGGGTGGGCCCCTCGGCGGGTGGCCGCGGCCTCCGGGTGGACGTGCGCATCGAGCTCGAGCTCGAGGCCAGCGGCGGCGGCGAGGCGTCCCGGCGCGAGGGCGGCGCCGGCGGCGAGGCCGTGGCGGCCGGGGGCCCGGCGGCGGCGGTGCGGGCGGCCCTGGCGGCGGCCCTCGGCGAGGCCGCGCGCGGGGCCCGCCTGGGCCTGAGCGCCGAGCAGAAGCCGGCCGAGGCGCTCCTGGCCGACCTGGAGTCACCAGACGTGCGGGTGCGGGACCACGCGGTCCAGGCGCTGGGCGAGCGGCGCGAGCCCAGCGCCGTGCCCGGGCTGGTGAGGCGGCTGCAGGACTCCGACCGCCGGGTGGTGGACCGCGCCATCGGCGCGCTCACCCAGCTGAAGGACCCGCGCTCGGTGGCGCCCCTCATCGAGCTGTCGCGCCAGGGCGACCCGGCCGAGGCGCTGCGCCTGATCCCGGTGGTGGGCGACATCGGCGGTCCGGACGCCGAGGGCTGGCTGCTCACGCTGCAGCAGGCCCACCCGGACCACCGGGTGCGGGCCGCCGCCGCCGCCGCGCTGGCGACCCTGCCGGTCCCGCCGGCCCCGCCGCCGACCCCGGCACGGCCCGCGGGCGCGCCGGCGAGGTAG
- a CDS encoding restriction endonuclease: MTFTEAAIEVLRREGKPLHFKKITEIAVRENLLDHVGKIPEEVMADQVAAHCRLPRLERKVLSVTTGTFALVEWGLDEDPLGLENLIETPPVDDAPYRARERHPAPIRDAARSSGRGEKVRRRDEGEERRGRRFPPPAEVAYEILAGAGQSLALAAIAAQGAERLLMPEAFVRDAGALGAALAEDNHRRESAGRRALFQLDGELVTLVAQPEPGERTAPLAAAAVVRSASPGDLRRAGLAGLRRRLRECDAPTVEHLVAKLLERTGYREVKVAKRGREHVIYTGRRRMGLADVRHCFRVVRSGADAARRDVVDTRRDLGHYGAQIGVVVTAGEAARDARSEAAAAGQLPVVLLCGEALAEAFADAALGCVAVVVPEVDEAVFAAAAEVAAREETARRARREERDRREGEPEGRERSDRPERGERPERGERPERGERPERGERPERGERPGRGERPGRGERPDRGEPREPGAEGESLEVPAAAEGDEPARQEAEQVEAGPSVDGPLAAVAPRLADDAEPDEGDEGDDEGPDDGDDGEAEAGPDGEAAAPGAAGSGEQRPAGEGGRRRRRRRRRRGGRGRGEKREGGEPGTPGAPGPEQGAAQGSAPESSPPPPPPPPDQGGDDGAGGA; encoded by the coding sequence ATGACTTTCACCGAAGCCGCCATCGAGGTGCTGCGGCGCGAGGGGAAGCCTCTCCATTTCAAGAAGATCACCGAGATCGCCGTCCGGGAGAACCTGCTCGACCACGTCGGCAAGATCCCGGAGGAGGTGATGGCCGATCAGGTGGCCGCCCACTGCCGGCTGCCGCGCCTGGAGCGCAAGGTCCTGTCGGTCACCACCGGCACCTTCGCCCTGGTGGAGTGGGGGCTCGACGAGGATCCGCTGGGCCTCGAGAACCTCATCGAGACGCCGCCGGTGGACGACGCGCCGTACCGGGCCCGCGAGCGCCACCCGGCGCCCATCCGCGACGCGGCCCGCTCGTCGGGGCGCGGCGAGAAGGTGCGCCGGCGCGACGAGGGCGAGGAGCGGCGCGGTCGGCGCTTCCCGCCGCCCGCCGAGGTGGCCTACGAGATCCTGGCCGGCGCCGGCCAGTCCCTGGCGCTGGCGGCCATCGCGGCGCAGGGGGCCGAGCGGCTGCTCATGCCGGAGGCCTTCGTGCGCGACGCCGGCGCCCTGGGCGCGGCGCTCGCCGAGGACAACCACCGGCGCGAGTCGGCCGGTCGGCGCGCGCTCTTCCAGCTCGACGGCGAGCTGGTCACCCTGGTGGCGCAGCCGGAGCCCGGCGAGCGCACCGCGCCGCTGGCCGCCGCCGCCGTGGTCCGGTCGGCCTCGCCGGGGGACCTGCGCCGCGCCGGGCTGGCCGGCCTGCGCCGCCGGCTGCGCGAGTGCGACGCCCCCACGGTCGAGCACCTGGTGGCCAAGCTGCTGGAGCGCACCGGGTACCGCGAGGTCAAGGTGGCCAAGCGCGGCCGCGAACACGTCATCTACACCGGTCGCCGGCGCATGGGGCTGGCCGACGTGCGCCACTGCTTCCGGGTGGTGCGCAGCGGGGCCGACGCGGCCCGCCGCGACGTGGTGGACACGCGCCGCGACCTCGGCCACTACGGCGCCCAGATCGGCGTGGTGGTGACGGCCGGCGAGGCGGCGCGCGACGCTCGCAGCGAGGCGGCCGCGGCCGGTCAGCTGCCGGTGGTGCTGCTGTGCGGCGAGGCGCTGGCCGAGGCGTTCGCCGACGCGGCCCTCGGCTGCGTGGCGGTGGTGGTGCCGGAGGTGGACGAGGCGGTCTTCGCGGCCGCCGCCGAGGTGGCGGCGCGGGAGGAGACGGCGCGGCGGGCCAGGCGCGAGGAGCGGGACCGCCGCGAGGGCGAACCCGAGGGGCGCGAGCGGTCGGACCGCCCGGAGCGCGGCGAGCGTCCCGAGCGCGGTGAGCGCCCGGAGCGCGGTGAGCGCCCGGAGCGAGGTGAGCGTCCGGAGCGCGGCGAGCGTCCCGGGCGCGGCGAGCGTCCCGGGCGCGGCGAGCGTCCGGACCGCGGCGAGCCGCGGGAGCCGGGCGCCGAGGGGGAGTCCCTGGAGGTCCCGGCGGCAGCCGAGGGGGACGAGCCGGCCAGGCAGGAGGCCGAGCAGGTGGAGGCCGGTCCTTCGGTCGATGGCCCGCTCGCGGCCGTGGCGCCGCGGCTGGCCGACGACGCCGAGCCCGACGAGGGCGACGAGGGCGACGACGAGGGCCCGGACGACGGCGACGACGGCGAGGCCGAGGCTGGTCCCGACGGCGAGGCGGCCGCGCCTGGCGCCGCTGGCAGCGGGGAGCAGCGACCGGCCGGCGAGGGTGGCCGGCGGCGCCGCCGCCGCCGCCGCCGGCGCGGTGGGCGCGGGCGCGGCGAGAAGCGCGAGGGTGGCGAGCCGGGTACGCCTGGCGCGCCTGGGCCCGAGCAAGGGGCCGCGCAGGGCTCGGCGCCCGAGTCCAGCCCGCCGCCACCTCCGCCTCCGCCCGACCAGGGCGGGGACGACGGCGCGGGCGGGGCGTGA